Proteins encoded by one window of Roseibium sp. Sym1:
- a CDS encoding RelA/SpoT family protein: MMRQYELVERVTRYNPEADEALLNKAYVYAMQKHGSQMRASGDPYFSHPLEVAAILTDLRLDDATIAVALLHDTIEDTDATRAEIDSLFGEEIGKLVDGLTKISRLDLVSRKAKQAENFRKLLLAIADDVRVLLVKLADRLHNMRTLHHMPEHKRGRIAEETMEIYAPLAGRMGMHDMREELEDISFHTLNPEAYETITDRLVDLRERNRDLILDIETTLTERLSERGMAALVKGREKRPYSIFRKMQRKAIGFEQLSDIYGFRVTVGTLEACYRVLGVIHTTWPTVPGRFKDYISTPKQNDYKSIHTTIVGPSRQRVELQIRTISMDRVAEYGIAAHALYKDGELGGRNIARHTEDCRAFEWLRRTTELLAQGDTPEEFLENTKLELFHDQVFCFTPKGRLIALPRGATPIDFAYAVHTGIGNTCVGCKINGKIMPLVTELHNGDEVEIIRSPAQTPPPAWEAIAVTGKARAAIRRATRESVRKQYGALGEHILKRAFARADKIYSEDLLEAVLDTHHQSSVADLLAAVGRGDLSAQTVLKTAHPDYQDERVAISGPPVEEGWFGLKQGHGLKFRIPPGEIDSQKGQEEDAGEGPALPIRGLSGDIPVSFAPDGGAVPGDRIVGILTPSEGLTIYPIQSPSLKEFDDQTERWVDVRWDIDVNNPERFPARLDISAANEPGSLATIAQVIGEHSGNIDNVKMVQRAPDFHQMVIDLEVWDLKHLNRIINQLRTKPNVSSVSRVNG; encoded by the coding sequence ATGATGCGTCAATACGAACTCGTTGAACGGGTAACGCGTTACAATCCGGAAGCTGACGAAGCCTTGCTCAACAAGGCCTATGTCTATGCCATGCAAAAGCATGGCTCCCAGATGCGTGCATCCGGCGACCCCTATTTTTCCCACCCGCTTGAAGTCGCCGCGATCCTCACGGATCTGCGCCTGGACGACGCGACCATCGCCGTCGCGCTCCTGCATGACACGATCGAGGACACCGACGCCACCCGGGCGGAGATCGACAGTCTCTTCGGCGAGGAAATCGGCAAGCTGGTCGATGGCCTCACCAAGATCAGCCGGCTCGACCTGGTGTCCCGGAAGGCCAAGCAGGCGGAGAATTTCCGCAAGCTCCTGCTGGCGATTGCCGACGATGTCCGCGTTCTTCTGGTCAAGCTGGCGGACCGTCTGCACAATATGCGCACGCTCCACCACATGCCGGAGCACAAGCGCGGCCGGATCGCCGAAGAAACCATGGAAATCTATGCGCCTCTCGCGGGACGCATGGGCATGCACGACATGCGCGAGGAGCTGGAGGACATCTCGTTCCACACGCTCAACCCGGAAGCCTACGAGACAATCACGGACCGTCTGGTCGACTTGCGCGAACGCAACAGGGACCTCATCCTGGACATCGAGACCACGCTGACCGAACGCCTGAGCGAACGGGGCATGGCCGCGCTGGTCAAGGGGCGTGAAAAACGCCCGTACTCGATCTTTCGCAAGATGCAGCGCAAGGCGATCGGTTTCGAGCAGCTTTCGGATATTTACGGCTTCCGAGTCACCGTCGGCACGCTGGAGGCCTGCTACCGGGTCCTCGGTGTCATCCACACGACCTGGCCGACCGTGCCCGGACGGTTCAAGGACTATATCTCGACGCCGAAGCAGAACGACTACAAGTCGATCCACACCACCATTGTCGGGCCGTCCCGCCAGCGCGTGGAGCTGCAGATCCGGACCATCTCCATGGACAGGGTCGCGGAATACGGCATCGCCGCCCACGCGCTTTACAAGGACGGCGAGCTGGGCGGCCGCAACATTGCCCGGCATACCGAAGACTGCCGTGCCTTCGAGTGGCTGCGCCGGACGACCGAACTCCTTGCGCAGGGCGACACGCCGGAAGAGTTTCTGGAAAACACCAAGCTGGAACTGTTCCACGACCAGGTGTTCTGTTTCACACCCAAGGGCCGCCTGATCGCCCTGCCCCGCGGCGCCACCCCGATCGACTTCGCCTATGCGGTACACACCGGCATCGGCAATACCTGTGTCGGCTGCAAGATCAACGGCAAGATCATGCCGCTGGTCACGGAGCTGCACAACGGCGACGAAGTCGAGATCATCCGCTCTCCCGCACAGACGCCGCCCCCCGCCTGGGAGGCAATCGCGGTGACCGGCAAGGCCCGGGCGGCGATCCGCAGGGCCACGCGGGAATCCGTGCGCAAGCAATATGGCGCGCTCGGCGAGCATATCCTCAAGCGCGCCTTCGCCAGGGCCGACAAGATCTATTCGGAAGACCTTCTGGAAGCCGTTCTCGACACCCATCACCAGTCCAGTGTCGCCGATCTTCTGGCCGCGGTCGGACGCGGCGATCTCAGCGCCCAGACAGTGCTGAAGACGGCACATCCCGACTACCAGGACGAGCGGGTCGCCATTTCCGGACCTCCTGTCGAGGAAGGCTGGTTCGGACTGAAACAGGGGCACGGACTGAAGTTCCGCATTCCACCCGGCGAGATCGACTCGCAAAAGGGACAGGAAGAGGACGCGGGCGAAGGCCCGGCGCTGCCGATCCGGGGCCTGTCCGGCGACATTCCCGTCAGTTTCGCTCCCGATGGCGGCGCGGTCCCCGGAGACCGTATCGTCGGCATCTTGACCCCGTCCGAGGGGCTGACCATCTATCCGATACAGTCGCCGTCACTCAAGGAGTTCGACGATCAAACGGAGCGTTGGGTGGACGTGCGCTGGGATATCGATGTCAACAACCCAGAACGTTTTCCCGCAAGGCTCGACATTTCCGCGGCCAACGAGCCGGGGTCGCTTGCGACCATCGCCCAGGTGATCGGTGAGCACAGCGGCAATATCGACAATGTGAAAATGGTTCAACGGGCCCCGGACTTCCACCAGATGGTCATCGACCTGGAGGTCTGGGACCTGAAGCACCTGAACCGGATTATCAATCAATTGCGGACCAAGCCGAATGTTTCGAGCGTCAGCCGGGTCAACGGATAA
- the acpS gene encoding holo-ACP synthase: MILGIGSDLIDIRRVEKTLERFGDRFTNRVFTEIERAKSDKRAERAASYAKRFAAKEACSKALGSGIRMGVAWREMGVVNLPSGKPTIALSGGAADRLTAITPDGFKTMIDLTITDDFPLAQAFVVISAWPSDWPEPPQAISSGKP; this comes from the coding sequence ATGATCCTAGGGATTGGCAGCGATCTGATCGACATACGCCGAGTCGAAAAGACGCTGGAACGGTTCGGCGACCGGTTCACCAACAGGGTGTTCACGGAGATCGAACGGGCCAAATCCGACAAGCGTGCCGAACGCGCGGCTTCCTATGCCAAGCGGTTCGCCGCCAAGGAGGCCTGTTCCAAGGCCCTGGGCAGCGGCATCCGCATGGGCGTCGCCTGGCGGGAAATGGGCGTCGTCAACCTGCCCTCCGGCAAACCCACCATCGCCCTGTCCGGCGGCGCGGCCGACCGGCTGACCGCAATCACACCGGACGGTTTCAAGACAATGATCGATCTGACAATCACCGACGATTTCCCGCTGGCGCAGGCCTTTGTGGTGATCTCGGCGTGGCCGTCGGACTGGCCAGAGCCGCCTCAGGCGATTTCCTCCGGAAAGCCGTAG
- the rpoZ gene encoding DNA-directed RNA polymerase subunit omega, with translation MARVTVEDCIDKVENRFELVLLAAHRARMISSGSPLTIDRDNDKNPVVALREIAEQTVSPEDMKEDLIHSLQKFVEVDEPETEAVPLVPAPGQHQATQVNQVDDGAVEFDRMSEEDLLRGLEGLVPPERTDDV, from the coding sequence ATGGCGCGCGTGACCGTCGAGGACTGCATCGACAAGGTCGAAAACCGGTTTGAGCTGGTGCTGCTTGCTGCGCATCGCGCTCGCATGATCTCTAGCGGCTCGCCGCTGACCATTGACCGTGACAACGACAAGAACCCCGTCGTTGCGCTGCGGGAGATCGCCGAGCAGACCGTCAGCCCGGAAGACATGAAGGAAGACCTGATCCACTCGCTGCAGAAATTTGTGGAAGTGGACGAGCCGGAAACCGAAGCCGTGCCGCTGGTGCCCGCTCCGGGCCAGCATCAGGCCACACAGGTCAATCAGGTCGACGACGGTGCCGTCGAGTTCGACCGGATGTCCGAAGAAGACCTGCTGCGCGGACTGGAAGGTCTCGTGCCGCCGGAGCGAACCGACGACGTCTGA
- the lepB gene encoding signal peptidase I — protein MSVTENKKEKDSSLVETIKVIVQALALALIVRTFLFQPFNIPSGSMMDTLLIGDYLFVSKYSYGYSRYSLPIPSSLVPISGRVWADQPERGDIAVFKLPTDNYTDYIKRVIGLPGDTIQVLDGVVHINGEPVKRERIDDYIVESSVGVTKRVPRYRETLPNGVSYETLDSDPAGVMDNTREYKVPEGHYFMMGDNRDNSVDSRYQSRVGYVPFENFMGRAEILFFSIKDKTPAWQIWTWPWSVRWERIGRTL, from the coding sequence ATGAGCGTGACAGAAAACAAAAAGGAAAAGGACAGCAGCCTCGTCGAGACCATCAAGGTCATTGTCCAGGCGCTGGCACTTGCACTGATCGTGCGCACCTTCCTGTTTCAGCCGTTCAATATTCCCTCCGGCTCGATGATGGACACGCTGCTGATCGGCGACTACCTGTTCGTCTCCAAATACAGTTACGGCTATTCACGCTATTCGCTTCCGATCCCCTCCAGCCTGGTGCCCATTTCCGGCCGGGTCTGGGCCGATCAACCGGAACGCGGGGACATTGCCGTGTTCAAGCTGCCGACCGACAACTACACGGACTACATCAAACGGGTCATCGGTTTGCCCGGGGACACCATCCAGGTGCTCGACGGCGTCGTTCATATCAACGGCGAACCCGTCAAGCGCGAGCGCATCGACGACTATATCGTGGAGAGCTCCGTCGGCGTCACCAAGCGCGTGCCCAGATACCGGGAAACGCTGCCGAACGGCGTTTCCTACGAGACACTGGACAGCGATCCGGCCGGCGTGATGGACAATACGCGGGAATACAAGGTTCCCGAGGGCCATTACTTCATGATGGGCGACAACCGGGACAATTCCGTCGACAGCCGTTACCAGAGCCGGGTCGGTTATGTGCCGTTCGAAAATTTCATGGGGCGGGCCGAGATCCTGTTCTTTTCCATCAAGGACAAAACACCGGCCTGGCAGATCTGGACCTGGCCGTGGAGTGTGCGTTGGGAGCGGATCGGCCGGACATTGTAA
- the pyrE gene encoding orotate phosphoribosyltransferase, whose product MTREEVLSLFREAGAILEGHFILTSGLRSPIFLQKARVFMYPDKTETLCKALAEKIRAANLGEIDYIVSPALGGLIPGYETARHLGVPAMWVEREDGEFRLRRFELPEGSKVIVVEDIVTTGLSSRETVTSLKALGAEVLGVACLIDRSGGEADVSVPLVALTEYKVPAYEPDKLPPELAALPAVKPGSRGLS is encoded by the coding sequence ATGACTCGTGAAGAAGTGTTGTCCCTCTTCCGTGAGGCCGGAGCCATTCTGGAAGGACATTTCATCCTGACATCCGGACTGCGCAGCCCAATCTTCCTGCAAAAGGCGCGGGTCTTCATGTATCCGGACAAGACCGAGACCCTTTGCAAGGCGCTTGCGGAAAAGATCCGCGCGGCGAATCTGGGCGAGATCGACTACATCGTCTCGCCGGCACTCGGCGGCCTCATTCCGGGATACGAAACCGCGCGCCATCTCGGCGTTCCGGCCATGTGGGTGGAGCGGGAGGACGGTGAGTTCCGCCTGCGCCGGTTCGAGCTGCCGGAAGGATCCAAGGTCATTGTTGTCGAGGATATCGTGACAACGGGCCTGTCGAGCCGGGAAACGGTAACCTCGTTGAAAGCTCTTGGTGCTGAAGTTCTGGGTGTGGCCTGCCTGATCGACCGCTCCGGCGGCGAGGCCGATGTCTCCGTGCCGTTAGTCGCATTGACGGAGTACAAGGTCCCGGCCTACGAACCGGACAAGCTTCCGCCGGAACTTGCGGCCCTCCCGGCCGTCAAGCCCGGCAGCCGTGGACTGAGCTGA
- a CDS encoding LabA-like NYN domain-containing protein, with translation MFDAREKVALFIDGANLYSTAKAIGFDIDYKRLLKEFQGQAYLLRAYYYTALIEDQEYSSIRPLIDWLDYNGYKVITKPVKEFVDSAGRRKVKGNMDIELAVDAMELVETVDHIVLFSGDGDFRSLVEALQRKGRKVSVVSTLKTQPPMIADDLRRQADHFIDLASLANKIGRDPSERPARPQAPVQMDDDDEDDDY, from the coding sequence ATGTTTGACGCTCGAGAAAAGGTTGCTTTGTTCATTGATGGAGCGAACTTGTACTCTACTGCCAAAGCTATCGGTTTTGACATTGACTACAAGCGGTTGCTTAAGGAGTTTCAGGGTCAGGCTTACCTCTTGCGCGCGTATTACTACACCGCGTTGATCGAAGACCAGGAATATTCCTCCATCCGGCCGCTGATCGACTGGCTGGACTACAATGGCTACAAAGTCATCACGAAGCCGGTGAAGGAATTTGTGGACAGCGCCGGTCGCCGCAAGGTGAAGGGCAACATGGACATCGAGCTGGCGGTCGACGCCATGGAACTCGTCGAGACCGTCGATCACATCGTCCTGTTCTCCGGAGACGGCGACTTCAGATCACTGGTCGAGGCCCTGCAGCGCAAGGGACGCAAGGTGAGTGTCGTTTCGACGCTGAAAACCCAGCCGCCGATGATCGCCGACGACCTGCGCCGCCAGGCCGACCATTTCATCGATCTTGCCAGCCTTGCGAACAAGATCGGACGCGACCCGTCCGAACGGCCTGCGCGCCCGCAGGCCCCCGTTCAGATGGATGACGACGACGAGGACGACGACTACTGA
- a CDS encoding SLC13 family permease, producing MDSVDIAMALTFVVIASTVVLYALERYPIETVALGSVSAFIVIFSVFPVVTPEGNAITTADFLAGFANPALITVICLLIIGQGLFQTDALEAPAKAIVRMTRGRSLYAAAPVLITVAVLSAFLNNTPVVVMFLPILTAVAATVGQSPARVLMPLSFLAILGGMTTLIGSSTNLLVANYAAQSSDLRLTFFSFTPIGLIVASVGAVYVLFVMPRLLRVRKTMAEEFQATSGKQFIAQIQITYGHPLVGVESVSGMFPKLKDMTVRLVQRGQKPILPPFENVVLQPGDTVIVAATRAALANALSRRQPLMEADADTGNSGRESQAAPPGSISLAEVVVAPASRLMGRTLPQSGFYSDTGCLVMGIQRRSRMPRMAMNDIRLEAGDVLLVSGSEEEIARLRGNRDVLLLDWSMAEVPRRRFAPRALVIFACVVALAASGLVPIVTTAVAGTFAMIASGCLNIRQAMRAIDSRIFMLVGASLAGAVALEGTGGANAIATAMVHVMDGASTPVVLSALFFIVMILTNFLSNNAAAVLFTPIAINLAQQIGVKPEAFVVCLIIAANSSFATPIGYQTNLIVMGPGHYKFNDFVRAGTPLALILWLTFSLVAPWYYGL from the coding sequence ATGGATTCAGTTGATATCGCAATGGCGCTGACCTTCGTGGTGATCGCGTCAACTGTCGTTCTGTACGCCCTTGAGCGTTATCCGATCGAAACAGTCGCTCTCGGCTCCGTATCCGCCTTCATTGTCATCTTCTCTGTTTTCCCCGTGGTGACACCGGAGGGGAACGCGATCACCACGGCAGACTTTCTCGCCGGTTTCGCCAATCCCGCACTCATCACCGTGATCTGCCTGCTGATCATCGGCCAGGGTCTGTTCCAGACGGACGCACTGGAAGCCCCGGCAAAGGCGATCGTCAGGATGACGCGCGGCCGCTCGCTCTATGCGGCTGCCCCGGTTCTGATCACGGTGGCGGTCCTGAGCGCGTTCCTGAACAATACGCCCGTCGTGGTGATGTTCCTGCCGATCCTGACAGCGGTCGCGGCCACCGTCGGCCAGTCCCCTGCCCGGGTGCTGATGCCGCTGTCCTTCCTGGCCATTCTTGGCGGCATGACAACGCTTATCGGGTCGTCAACCAACCTGCTGGTGGCCAATTATGCCGCCCAGTCATCGGATCTCAGGCTGACGTTTTTCAGCTTCACGCCGATCGGCCTGATCGTCGCCAGCGTCGGCGCCGTCTATGTGCTGTTCGTGATGCCGCGCCTTCTCAGGGTCCGCAAAACGATGGCGGAAGAGTTTCAGGCGACCTCCGGCAAGCAGTTCATTGCCCAGATCCAGATCACCTACGGCCATCCGCTGGTCGGCGTGGAGTCGGTCTCCGGCATGTTCCCGAAGCTGAAGGACATGACCGTGCGACTGGTACAGCGCGGCCAGAAACCGATCCTGCCACCGTTTGAAAACGTGGTGCTGCAGCCGGGCGATACAGTGATCGTCGCGGCCACGCGCGCGGCTCTTGCCAATGCACTTTCCCGGCGCCAGCCCCTGATGGAGGCCGACGCCGACACGGGAAATTCCGGCCGGGAATCCCAGGCCGCGCCGCCCGGCTCGATCAGCCTTGCCGAGGTGGTGGTGGCGCCCGCGTCCAGGCTCATGGGACGGACCTTGCCGCAATCGGGTTTCTATTCGGACACCGGCTGCCTCGTCATGGGCATCCAGCGGCGCAGCCGCATGCCGCGCATGGCCATGAACGACATCCGCCTGGAAGCCGGAGACGTGCTGCTGGTGTCCGGCAGCGAGGAGGAAATCGCCCGCCTGCGCGGCAATCGCGACGTGCTCCTGCTCGACTGGTCCATGGCGGAAGTCCCGCGGCGCCGCTTTGCCCCGCGTGCGCTGGTCATCTTCGCCTGCGTGGTCGCCCTTGCCGCCAGCGGCCTGGTTCCCATCGTGACCACGGCCGTGGCCGGAACCTTCGCCATGATCGCGTCCGGATGCCTGAACATCCGGCAGGCGATGCGTGCCATCGACAGCCGTATTTTCATGCTGGTCGGAGCGTCCCTGGCCGGCGCGGTCGCTCTTGAAGGAACCGGCGGCGCCAATGCAATCGCGACGGCCATGGTTCATGTCATGGACGGCGCGTCGACCCCCGTGGTGCTGTCCGCGCTGTTCTTCATCGTGATGATCCTGACGAACTTCCTGTCCAACAACGCCGCGGCCGTCCTGTTCACGCCGATCGCGATCAACCTTGCGCAGCAGATCGGTGTCAAACCGGAAGCTTTCGTGGTCTGCCTGATCATTGCTGCGAATTCGTCATTCGCAACGCCGATCGGCTACCAGACCAACCTGATCGTAATGGGACCTGGTCACTACAAGTTCAACGACTTCGTCAGGGCCGGCACGCCCCTGGCGCTTATTCTATGGTTGACCTTCTCTTTAGTCGCGCCATGGTATTACGGGTTATGA
- a CDS encoding uracil-DNA glycosylase — translation MPTPTEAAGPVDPPLDCKACPRLVALREELTEAHPDWHNAPVASFGDTAPRLLVIGLAPGMKGANCTGRPFTGDYAGDLLYKTMLDYGFASGTYQARPDDGLQLVDAIITNAVRCLPPQNKPTGAEIKTCRPYLLSTLAANSSIRAVLALGRIAHETFLTALDQRRAAFPFAHGATHALPGTDLTLFDSYHCSRYNTNTGRLTEDMFRSVFDKIRTHIP, via the coding sequence ATGCCGACGCCGACCGAAGCAGCCGGGCCCGTCGACCCGCCCCTGGATTGCAAGGCGTGCCCACGGCTCGTTGCGCTGCGCGAGGAACTGACCGAGGCGCATCCGGACTGGCACAATGCGCCGGTTGCCTCCTTCGGTGATACGGCGCCGCGTCTGCTGGTCATCGGCCTTGCGCCCGGCATGAAGGGAGCCAACTGTACCGGTCGGCCCTTCACGGGCGACTATGCCGGCGACCTTCTCTACAAGACCATGCTCGACTACGGCTTTGCGTCCGGGACCTATCAGGCTCGGCCCGATGACGGCCTGCAGCTTGTCGACGCCATCATCACCAATGCCGTGCGTTGCCTGCCGCCGCAGAACAAACCGACCGGCGCGGAAATCAAGACCTGCAGGCCTTATCTTCTGTCGACATTGGCGGCGAATTCCTCAATTCGCGCGGTGCTTGCGCTGGGGCGGATAGCGCATGAAACCTTCCTGACGGCGCTGGATCAGCGCCGTGCCGCATTTCCCTTTGCCCACGGCGCGACCCATGCGCTGCCCGGAACGGACCTGACCCTGTTCGACAGCTATCATTGCTCCCGATACAACACCAATACGGGCCGCTTGACGGAAGACATGTTCAGGTCGGTGTTCGACAAGATCCGGACGCATATCCCTTAG
- a CDS encoding arginyltransferase, translated as MTRHPTDHPQFYLTAPAPCPYLEGKQERKVFTHLVGHGAPALNEVLTQGGFRRSQNIAYRPACERCQACISVRVRVDDFIWTKSFKRVWKSASDIVGARLPPSPSAEQYDLFRDYLEARHENGGMTEMSVLDYAMMVEDTHVETLVLEYRKRGPNSFITGAGEGPLLGVALSDQLSDGLSMVYSFYDPAYTHTALGTYMILDHIERARKMHLPYVYLGYWVDGSQKMAYKARFKPQEHLGPNGWVVVDAQDYQKEPHSEE; from the coding sequence GTGACAAGGCACCCCACAGATCATCCGCAGTTCTATCTCACGGCCCCGGCGCCCTGCCCTTATCTTGAGGGAAAACAGGAGCGCAAGGTCTTTACCCACCTTGTCGGACATGGCGCGCCTGCGCTCAATGAAGTGCTCACGCAGGGTGGTTTCCGCCGGAGCCAGAACATCGCCTACCGGCCCGCCTGTGAACGCTGCCAGGCCTGCATTTCGGTACGCGTGCGGGTGGATGACTTCATCTGGACCAAATCCTTCAAGCGCGTCTGGAAGTCCGCCTCCGACATTGTTGGCGCGCGCCTGCCGCCCAGCCCGTCCGCGGAGCAGTACGACCTCTTCCGGGACTACCTGGAAGCCCGCCACGAAAACGGCGGCATGACCGAAATGAGCGTGCTCGACTACGCCATGATGGTCGAGGACACCCATGTGGAAACGCTGGTCCTGGAGTATCGCAAGCGCGGCCCCAACAGCTTCATCACCGGCGCCGGTGAAGGTCCGCTGCTGGGCGTTGCCCTGAGCGACCAACTCTCCGACGGCCTGTCGATGGTCTATTCCTTCTACGATCCGGCCTACACGCACACCGCGCTTGGCACCTACATGATCCTGGACCACATCGAGCGTGCCAGGAAAATGCACCTGCCCTATGTCTATCTCGGCTATTGGGTCGATGGGTCGCAGAAAATGGCCTACAAGGCCCGTTTCAAGCCCCAGGAGCATCTCGGCCCCAACGGCTGGGTCGTCGTCGATGCGCAGGACTACCAGAAGGAACCGCATTCCGAAGAGTGA
- a CDS encoding DUF2062 domain-containing protein, whose amino-acid sequence MLFRRRHRPSRIERLRVAVWPRHSWVRSTRYFSKRVLRLTATPNAIALGFAAGAFASFTPLVGFHFLTAFAIAYVIRGNLIAAALGTSVGNPLTFPFIWAFTFKVGKWILHGRAPKADPQQVHEQFQRGLFENSLDALWPMLKPMFIGAVPIGLTVAFISYVIVYKSVEVYQRRRRSKLASKGDRLFPAPGVNMEEDRSA is encoded by the coding sequence ATGCTGTTTCGCCGGAGACATAGGCCATCAAGGATCGAGCGACTGCGCGTCGCCGTCTGGCCCCGGCACAGCTGGGTCCGTTCGACCCGCTATTTCAGCAAGCGCGTGCTGCGGCTGACCGCGACGCCCAATGCCATCGCCCTCGGTTTCGCCGCGGGCGCCTTTGCCTCCTTCACCCCGCTGGTCGGCTTCCACTTCCTGACGGCCTTTGCCATCGCCTACGTGATCCGCGGCAACCTGATCGCCGCGGCACTCGGGACCTCGGTCGGCAACCCGCTGACCTTTCCGTTCATCTGGGCCTTCACTTTCAAGGTCGGGAAGTGGATCCTGCACGGCCGGGCACCAAAGGCCGACCCCCAACAGGTCCATGAACAATTCCAGAGAGGGCTTTTCGAGAACTCCCTGGATGCCCTGTGGCCGATGCTCAAGCCGATGTTTATCGGTGCCGTGCCGATCGGCCTGACCGTCGCGTTCATTTCCTACGTCATCGTCTACAAGAGCGTCGAGGTTTATCAGCGCCGCCGGCGAAGCAAGCTCGCCAGCAAGGGCGACCGGCTGTTCCCGGCCCCCGGCGTGAACATGGAAGAAGACCGCAGCGCTTGA
- a CDS encoding SPOR domain-containing protein, translating into MSDQSQHSDVLPKEGKAQTSEDSEALIAARIANANQQQRKLDIFTLVMLAIGGLLLVFSVVFPMPLPGFSILTFTVGLAIILMAAGAVAGFQRKGVVVGGAGAMAIILTIVMFQMGLLDPNKTYSRALVKDVPTASVVEVSGSDEIFGRKLRETIHEFLATPEMIEFDHLNATITTRPAGCESDDCSIDHEFYCISKAILVDTNKGERPGRLKFRPPNGTAAAVLEDEDDSKRTYESGVVVCNNPSTTTSSSLFNFVSRALAQDAPTYEQTLTDLNSPSAYTRRNARKQLAKMGTDRIDDLLSKFSSHDSTYRTRLGIAVALAEIAQQESVDAASIRSLVQDRQIDDLAGAVAAKDPTLSNVTTQFVKYLADPRIISAAETQYSNATLLGQKNLLEAVGSASISATDEQRAQAVNWLRTVDSALKPEAESWIRTIDDSGSDGKKVTYRVVVGSYSDEASAKAAAEVINAESGNDIARVGAQRPGNPYYPVIFGGRQELDGANATMEKALTFDAISDAYLSTYDGYVSQ; encoded by the coding sequence ATGAGTGACCAGTCCCAACATTCTGATGTTCTGCCTAAAGAGGGAAAAGCTCAAACTTCAGAAGATTCAGAAGCCTTAATCGCCGCAAGGATCGCCAACGCCAATCAACAACAACGCAAGCTGGATATTTTCACTTTAGTTATGCTCGCCATTGGCGGATTATTACTCGTTTTTTCTGTTGTTTTCCCTATGCCACTACCAGGTTTTTCGATCCTTACCTTCACGGTTGGCCTCGCGATCATATTGATGGCAGCCGGTGCGGTCGCGGGTTTTCAACGCAAGGGCGTGGTTGTCGGTGGTGCTGGGGCGATGGCTATAATTTTGACCATTGTAATGTTTCAAATGGGACTTCTTGATCCCAACAAGACCTATTCAAGAGCTCTAGTAAAGGACGTCCCGACAGCTTCTGTTGTGGAAGTCTCGGGAAGTGATGAAATCTTTGGACGAAAATTGAGGGAAACAATCCATGAATTCCTAGCCACGCCCGAGATGATTGAATTTGACCACCTGAACGCGACAATAACGACACGACCAGCAGGTTGTGAATCTGATGATTGTTCGATCGATCATGAGTTCTATTGCATCAGCAAAGCTATTTTGGTCGACACAAACAAAGGGGAAAGGCCAGGAAGACTTAAATTTCGCCCGCCCAACGGGACGGCCGCTGCGGTCCTGGAAGATGAAGACGATTCAAAAAGAACCTACGAAAGTGGGGTGGTCGTCTGCAACAACCCGTCAACGACGACCAGTTCAAGTCTTTTCAATTTTGTCTCACGAGCATTGGCACAGGACGCTCCGACTTATGAACAGACGTTGACAGACCTGAACTCGCCTTCCGCATACACTCGTCGAAACGCGCGCAAGCAACTCGCAAAGATGGGGACGGACCGAATAGATGACCTTTTGTCAAAGTTCAGTTCTCACGATTCGACCTATCGAACACGTCTGGGCATCGCTGTAGCACTCGCAGAAATCGCGCAGCAGGAATCGGTTGACGCTGCTTCTATCAGGTCTCTGGTTCAAGATCGTCAAATTGATGATCTTGCTGGCGCAGTGGCGGCGAAAGACCCTACTCTGAGCAATGTCACAACGCAGTTTGTTAAGTACCTTGCCGATCCCAGAATTATAAGTGCCGCAGAAACCCAGTATTCAAACGCAACTCTTTTGGGGCAAAAAAACTTGCTTGAAGCGGTTGGATCTGCGTCGATTTCTGCAACCGACGAACAACGAGCTCAAGCGGTCAATTGGCTACGCACTGTCGATTCAGCACTGAAACCCGAGGCGGAATCATGGATCCGGACAATAGACGACTCGGGCTCGGATGGTAAAAAGGTAACATATCGAGTTGTCGTCGGGTCGTACTCCGATGAGGCAAGTGCGAAAGCTGCCGCAGAGGTGATCAATGCTGAAAGCGGCAACGATATTGCAAGGGTTGGCGCACAGCGTCCTGGAAACCCGTACTATCCAGTGATTTTTGGCGGGCGACAGGAGCTGGATGGTGCCAATGCGACTATGGAGAAAGCACTGACATTCGATGCGATATCTGATGCTTACTTATCCACCTATGATGGTTACGTGTCCCAATAA